One part of the Candidatus Flexicrinis affinis genome encodes these proteins:
- a CDS encoding dihydrofolate reductase family protein, whose translation MGRVTTEFTMSLDGFIADANDGIGEIFGWYGSGDTEFVAPHSDLKFMISAASKAWLDEEWSQLGALVTGRRDFDVSKAWGGKALLGVPTFIVTHNPPAEWVYDGSPFQFVTEGVEHAVALGKQAAGDKVLGIGGTQIVQQALNLGLIDEIHLHIVPVVLGAGIRLFDRLTVTPLHLEQRKVVTGHGVTHIKYAVTR comes from the coding sequence ATGGGTAGGGTGACAACCGAGTTCACGATGTCGTTGGACGGCTTCATCGCCGACGCCAACGACGGAATCGGCGAAATTTTCGGCTGGTACGGCTCGGGCGACACCGAGTTCGTCGCGCCGCACTCCGATCTCAAGTTCATGATCTCGGCTGCCAGCAAGGCGTGGCTGGACGAGGAGTGGTCGCAGCTCGGCGCACTGGTTACGGGCCGGCGCGATTTCGACGTCTCGAAGGCATGGGGCGGCAAGGCGTTACTGGGTGTTCCGACGTTCATCGTGACGCATAACCCGCCCGCCGAGTGGGTGTATGACGGCTCGCCGTTTCAATTCGTCACCGAAGGTGTCGAGCATGCGGTCGCGCTGGGCAAGCAGGCCGCAGGCGACAAGGTGCTCGGCATCGGCGGCACGCAGATTGTCCAGCAGGCGCTCAACCTCGGCCTGATCGACGAGATCCACCTCCACATCGTTCCCGTGGTGCTCGGCGCGGGCATTCGCCTTTTCGACCGGCTAACCGTCACGCCGCTGCACCTCGAACAGCGCAAGGTCGTTACCGGGCACGGGGTCACGCACATCAAGTACGCCGTAACGCGCTAG